Part of the Choloepus didactylus isolate mChoDid1 chromosome 10, mChoDid1.pri, whole genome shotgun sequence genome is shown below.
CgccttgcttttctctctccctctctttcaatAACTACAATTAAGAAAAACTGTCTTGGAAATACTGCCTTTGTCACTGATTTCCCAGCAGAAAATACCATTTCTTTTACCAAAGAGACCCCTGCTTTTGATGTTAAagtgacatttaaaattttttcaatgatttattttttaatttatatacagtaaaatgcGCTCTTTCtgatttacagttctacagttctTAACAAATGCAGAATCATACAACCAACACCATAACCAAGATACAGGACACAAACAGTTCTATCATCccaaaaaattcccatttgcTGCCTCTTTGTCATAATAATCTCTTTTTAATATCAACATATCTGTTTTTAACTTTAGGACACTTTTATCCATAACCATGCCTTACAATCAATAACCGTAATACTCATAGCAACACTGGTGATGATGCCACTGGTTACCCCCAGCCTttcctatatgccaggcactcctCTCCTGCTTACAGGAATTAACCCACTGGCTCTTCCCAGCAATCCCACCAGCAAGGAACTATTTTTATGCCCATTTGCCAGATGGGGAAGCTACCCAGGGTTGCCCAGCCTTAAATGGTGGCTCCAGAACCCATGCTCTTCATCAACACTGCCCTCCGCCATCCTGCCTCCTCCTTAGAGGATGCTTCAGGGCACATTACTCCTTTGGTCCTCACTccagccctgtgaggtaggtgtctacgtccccattttacagatgcagaaaccaGGGCTCAGAAGGGGGAAGTGCCTGGTGGAGCTGAGGCTCAAACTCAGGCCCTCTCTTTCTATTAACTTCCACTTTTTTATTGACTTAAAGCAAAGATTTTTAAGTGAAATATTTGTCGTCTGTGTGGACTCCATTCCAGAGTAAGAGTTAATTCCTTAGGGATTGTTAAGGATTAATTATGTCcccaaaaaaagatatgttcaagtcctatccCCATGTCCTGTGtgtgtgatcctatttggaaatgggatctttgaagatgttattatacGAGATGAGGCCAAAGTGGAAATGGATTAGGGTGAGCCCTGATCCAATAGGACCAGCGTCCTTATACGcagaggaaatgtggacagagagagagagaaaggtacaGAGATAGAGACGGagatggagagaggaagggagggagggaggaggagggagggagagagaggggcccTGTGATGGAGATGGAGATTGAATTCTGCTGCCACGGACTGGCACCTACCCACCAGAAGCCGGGGgcaggcatggaacagattctcccctttaagaggaagcatggccctgccaacaccttcatttcagacttcaagcctccagagctgtgaggcAATACGcttctgttcttttaagccacccaTCTgcggtactttgttacagcagccccaggagacTAAGGCAGGGATGAAACCCCCAAATATCAAGCCCAGGGACCGCTCTTGTGAAGACACCACCCGGGACAGTTGGTGTATCCTTGAGATCTGCAGGGCATTCTCCATCTACTGTCCCCGAGGGCATACTCGAGGGTGGAGCTGGAGGGTTCAATGTCACGACTGTCAAAGGGAAGAGGGATGGCATGGTAGGCTGTGGGGGGgaacccaggttcaaatcctgtctcCACCAcatcccagtgctgtgactcaggcTCCacactttcttctttaaaatgggcACAGGAGTCCCTGCCCGCCCTCTCACACCTTCCCCCAGGCTGTTGCAAGTAACGTAGGGGAGGTCAAGACCATGCAAAGTGCAAAAGGCTTCCAGAGAGGGGCCGGGGAATCAGCAGGTTGTGCCCCAAGACCAGGCCCTTTAAGATGTCCTCATGCTGCCAGAGCTGCCTTGTTCCTAGAAGACCCAGGGCTTTCCTTTCTATCTGCCCTTCAGGAGGGAGGACAGCTCCTGGGCACTCCGGGTAGATTGATGCCAGCTTTGTCTCTCTAGCCCATCTTTGCTAAAGTGttgtttccttctgcttctgcCAAAAAGAGTCCTGGAAAGGGTGGACTGGCATGCATCTACCCATCCATGGGGAGACCAGCAGGTAACACAGGGCTTGGGCAACGCTGAATGTAACAGTCCCCCACGTGCGCACAGCACAGGAGGCGGCACTGCGGGTGGGGAAACAGCACCAGAGGAGGCTCAGGTGCCTGGTCCAGACCCAAGCCACGAGGACCCGGGCAAGTTACCACCCATTTCCTCCTTATCTGCAAATGAAGATAATGTCTGCGGCCCTGTATCCTCCAGGGTGAAGTGAGGTAATGGATGTGACTGCGTTATTAACAGTGTGGGTCTCTACAAATGGAAGGGATCGATATTATTACAGTGTGTagggctctgtccccccaccctgTGAACTAAACCGGTCCTTGACGGCTGGaatgaaaaatttcccaaatgcCTCTGAGATTTCTTTCAAGTGAATGGTGCTAGGGCAAGAAAAGCATATCAAAAGTCATCCCCCAGGACCCCATCTGCTTGTACAAAAAAGCACACAACCAAAGAGTTTAATAATCAATGCACTGAAGAGCCCTGATAATTTATGCAAATAGTCATGTTACAATGTGGAACAAGAAACAGCCTAATCCCGCTCCCTGCAGGCTGCATCTGAAGTCCCCTCCCTCGCTATGAAAGGCTTCTGAACACAAGCCCCCACCCTTTCTTTGTCCCTCTCAGAAAGTGGCATTTGATGCCTTTCCTGGTTACCTGGTAACACGCGCCTAGCACAGATGGAGGTTTCTAAGTGGAGCTGGAATTTCAACCAAGGTGAATTTTCTAAGAATTTAAGATCTCAAGCGCTCATTGAAGTTGCTGGGGCGGATGCCCTGGTGGGGGGCTGGCCCAGAACGCTGTTCCTATGCAATTTAGCATTCAAAATGTGACAGTGGCTTGCTGTCAGCAGGATCCCACCCCCCTCCCAATGTTAACGAACATTGGGGGTACACATCTGCACAAACCAGCTTTTCAAAGCGATATTGATGACAACAAGCACCACCACACAAAAAATCATGTCATGCCATCCTACAGGTGAGAAACTGAACCAATAATTTAGTCCAGAATGAAGTCCCACCCTTCAGTCTGGCATCGCAGTCCTGCAAGGACTTCACCCCAACCTTTCTGGGGTCTCATTTCCTTCCCCACTCTGGGGGCACCCCCGCTCACACCTCATTGCTTTCCTCCACACTGCGACCCCCAGGCCTTCTCAAGCCTGGGCATTTTCTCCCCCTCCTTCCAGGCCCCTCCATGGAGTTACCCCTGTTCCTCGCAGGAGCCATCAGTGAGGTCTAAACAGAGGGACTCACTGCAAGCCTTGGGGGAAAAACAGGATGATGGATCCGGATTGAGAAACCCTCACTATTCGAGCCTCCACACGGATGCCAATGTGCGGCCCTCCACACCCAGATGTGGCTGCAGGCTGGAGACTCATGGTGCCGGGCTGGAAGGAGCCATGGACACCCAGGCCGGAGGCCCGCCTCAGCCAGGAACTTGCCCCGTGGCTCCAGAGAATTCCCttccccgtgcctcagtttccccttctatTAAACAGGAATGCGAGCTGGCCAGGGTAGTTGTAAAAATCAAGAAGAGGGACACAAAAGCGATTTCCAATATTAGAGAATTATTCATGTGCAGGAACATAGTGGGTCTTCAATCAATGTGTGTTGCTCAAACACATTTGGGGGCGTTTCAGAGCACAGCAGAGAAGCTCAGAATTTAAGCCCGAAAGCTGTTTGCAAACCCCACTCAGAGGAACGGGTGAGAACACTTCACCAGGCAGTGGGGAACCTAATAAATATTTACCGAGGCCTCATTCCTCGAAAGCCGAAAACACGGTGCTTGCTTATTGAAGGGGCAGGTGAGGGGCTGAGGAGGGGTGATCGTGTTACCAATCTTGAAACAGATCAGTCGCTGCTCCCACTCAGTGTTTTCCTTCATCCGAGTTCCCCAGAGGCATCGTTAGAAAGTGCTCCCACCGCGCCACCTGAATCAAGGAAGGCTCCGGGCAACACAGAATGAGCTGCTGCCTCTCGGCTTAGGAAACGACTCCCTTGGCCGCACCTTTGTGTTTCACCAGGACACAGGAGCAGGGGCCACACAACATCTCAGGACAAAACACTACAGGAAAACGGTGCTGGGTCTGCGGCACAATCACAGGTGGGGAAGCTGAGCTCTGGGAGGCCTAATGGGATCATTAAGAACGACTCCATTTGGCCCCATGTCCATCTTCACTCCTGGGGCCTGTGCCCGGGGTGGGCCTCGGAGCCCACAGGTCAGAGCGGAGTGGCTGTCGCATTTACTTGTCCTTTGGTGATTTTCAGTGAATTAGGGGTATGGGGTTTCTGTCTGCCATCTGGCCACACTCAGGTAACCATGGCAACCACCATCTGCCTGACTTCAAACTATCAAGTCCTGTTCTGAAAGAGCACTGGGCAGGGTGTCAGGGACCTGGGAGCTGGTCACGCTTTTTAGCTGGTCACCCTGGGTGAGTCCCTTACCCTCCCTGGGTCTGTCTCCTTCTCTGCAGAGTAACCAATTTGGTCCAAATGTCTCTGAGGCGTCTTTCTCTTAGGAACAGAAAAACGCTCCAGGGTGAAATTATCCGAGCCCATCAGCACCCTTTAGATTTCCAGGACTCTGAGACCTGGTCAGCATTTCTTATGCATCCTGCACACAGAAGTCTTAAAGCCTTACCTGTCTGGAGACAAAGAGAACTGCCTGTGAATTAACTGCTGAGGAAAGCAGATTATAAGACACGTGTCAGGAActaggaagaggaaggagagaaaagactGTTTAAACACCGCGGGGCAGAAACAAAGGTTCAAAGTGGAAGGGACGGTAGCGATGGTTACAGAGGAGCTGACCTGGCCCAGATCGGGGAAgggactggcccaaggtcactcagAATCAGCAGCAGCCCTGGAAGCACCAGCCATTGACAGCACCACCAGACATAGCCACCAGCTACTCTCCTGTGCTCCCGGGGCTGTCTCCATCCCCTCAATAAGCCAAGcactgctttatttttccctGGATAGGAGGATTACTGCCCCATCTCCAACCAGTGGTGGATTTGAGCAAAACTTTCTGGAATAATCAGGGGAAATAATACCAGATACTTTTCAAGGTAAAAGATTCCAGTGAGCCAGCCCTGCCAGGCGAAGTACAtctcacccacccacacacacacacacacacccatcccCCCGTCCCAGTCTTTCTTGTTAGAGCTGAAATCATTACATCAACTTAAGCATTTCAGTCTGGACCTGGTCTCCAGGCTCAGGTCAGAATTCTTCCCCATGCCCGAATCCCAGGCTCAAGCCAGGCTCCCTGGGACTGGTGGCCCCTTACTTACGCTAAACTCTCCACTGCCCCCTCCAGGCAGTGCAGAAAGGGACAGTTCTCCAAAACCTAACCAGACTCATGCTTAGGAAGCCAGCAAAACAGGACACTTGGTTGAACATCCTTATTCTAATGCTTaggtttatttttgttgctttgtttttttaatattacatATGGAGAGTGGGCAATGAGGGCACACAGAGTTAGCTTTGCCGCGGGGTTAAAGAAATTTAAGTTTCTAGGTCACCAGCAAGTCATAGTTCCCCATTCTTTTACTTAAAGTGGGGCCCTTCAAATTATACAACCCTCAGTCCCATAAAACCTCGATGTGTCACTGATGGCAACATAATCTTTTCAGAGCTTTGGTCTGCAAAGGTTTTACCTGTCCTCGTGGGAGCACCCTGAGGGCCACCCCTGGGCCCCACACCTCCATCACTGACAGCCCCAGTGCTCTGGCTCCATGACTGCTGAGTCCCAGTCTGAGGCCAAGCCTGGTGCAGGACTCCAGAGACATAGAAATGGGTCAGATCCAGTGGAaacccttcccccaacccccaaaacTCCTCACTGGGACAAAGATGCCAGGCTTGAAAATAACTGCTGGCACTTAAGTACCAAAAGAGGACACCTCCACGAGCTGCGAAAGGGAGGGTGCAGGATGTGGATTTCGGCCTCGGTCTCCCTGAGCACCAGGCGAGGTAAAACACGCGAAGGGGAAACTAAGGCCCAGGCAATGCGGTCCACAGCAGTGTCAAGTCTCCTTCCACCCACACTCAAGAAGGCTGGGGTTCCGCTTTCTCTACCCGCCCCTGCCCTGCTGGGCCGGAGCTGGGCCGAACTCACCGAACTCGCAGGGGCCGTCGCGCACCTTGTGCAGGTGTCCCGGGTGCGCGCGGGGCGCGTGCCGGGCGCGCAGGCGCAGCGCGCAGACGCTGGGGTAGGAGCGGCCGTCGGAGCCGCAGACGGCGCCGCGCTGCGCGCACACGCAGAGTCCGGTGCCCTCGGGCGCCACCCCCGCGGCGCGGCTCGCGCACACCAGGCCGGGTCCGCAGCGCGCGCCGGCCGGTCCCCCGCAGCTCGCGCCCTCGGCGCCCAGGCAGCGCGCGCAGCACCCGCACTCATCGCGCACCGCGATCCCGGGCACAGGGCAGTGCGCCGGCGCCGGGCAGCGCTCCGGCAGACATGGACTGCAGTCTGGGCGCCGGCCGCCCACGTCGCGGAGCCCAAGGCCTGGGACTAGCGGcggcagcagcaggagcagcagcggGAAGAGCACTGGGATGCGCGGCATGGTTCTACTCCGGGATGGCAGTCGCGCCTCAGCTCGGTGCTTCGCTCTGCGCGCGCGGCGCAGCCACCCCGCCCGCCCCGCAGCCGCTGATTGGCTCGTCCTGCACCGCGGGGTGCCCGCAGACGGCCGACGAGCGGGATGGTTCCCGGCTTGCTGCGGCCCGGAGCTGGAGGGACGTCCAGAGACCTGCTCTTCCACACCCCATCAGAATCCTGGGGAAAGTGAGGCCCAGTCGGGGCAAGAACTTGCCCGAGGTCGGGATGCTAGAACCAGGACAGGATATCTGGTCTGCAGGTCCAGGGATGGCTCCAAACATTATGCCCTTAATCCTCCCAGAAGGAtgcagtaatttttattttacatttagtagttttcagacttttatttttaaaagggattatatggtttaaaatttcaaattttacaaATAGATGTGATGGCAAAAATAggattcccccacccccacccctgtatCCCTATCCCCTCCTCGATTCCCAGAGATCACCCTTGTGAGCAGGTTCCAGGAATTTTCTATGAGTATAAAAGCACCTGTGATcctttctaaaaaaattttaaaaacagacacGTAGTTGTTCTGCATTTGGTTTTTCCACCTATGCTGTTTCACATAGTTTCCCCAAATTTTATCATCTCTGAAATTGGGCATCTTGTGCAATCATTGGTCAGCATAGTTTATTTGGcagctcttttcttctttttaatgctaTGGGTCATGGTGCATCTCACCTTCAATGGTGACTTAGTTTTGATAAGATATTgtaatatattttggagctcatGTAGCGTGGCCTTGGGCTTTTTAGTGTTGCACAGTGTTTATACAAAAACTGTAGTTTATTTAACCAGTGATTGTTTTTGGTCTTGTTTCACTACAAATAAATGTCTTCTGATGCATGTCCTAGTACACACTGTCAGTGTATCCTTGGCTTAGTGGGGGAATGCATGTTGGAAAGATGCAGGCTCTTGCAATAAGTTATTTATTCATGCAGCCTCCAGGCCTGCTGGAGGCTAGGCCCTATGCACCCCATCCTTGTCCCACTCCTGGAGGAAACCCAGAGAAGATACCCAGGGGAGTCCTGATTGCTGGAATTTGACATGTGGCCAAGTACCCACTAGTGTTTCCTTCCTTTGCTTACTTCCTCTAATGGAGAAAGCCTCTTGGAGCTACAGCAACCCGCGGTGGTGTCCATTTTGTTTTCCAAGCCCAGTTCCTTCCCAGTTTGCATTTTTCCAGAGGATGTGCTTACCCCAAAAAGGAGCCCCAGCAGAGGGCCTTTTATTAGGTGGTCAGAGTTGGGCCAGATGCCTGCCCTGCACCAGCTCTTACCTTACAAGCAGCCCCATAGAGCAGTGGGATGGTTAGGTTTGGGGGTAGGAAGGTGatgattaaatataataatatcagTAAAGCACTCAGCATGGCTCTCAGTATTTATAAATGATTACTTTCAACCAGGAggccactgtttttttttcttctcttttcttttttttttttttttttttttttacctagaaTGACTTTTTAAAGTGCTCATATCCCTTGACCCTCTTGTGCCCTTCTATGAATCtctcctaaggaaataatcactaagTGCAAAGATTTCATCCTGGAGTTGCTACAgcgaaaaattggaaacaacctaaatgctcATGGATAggcaaggattaaataaattacagtacactccaaaatagattggggaaGGAGATGTAGgttaatggaaatgaaaagatgtttataACATGTTGTTGTTTAATGAAAAATAGCAATTGTGAAACACGTGACTAGTATGATGACACATTTGTAAATAtgtgggtgtgtatatatatgcagaaaTTTAAGATTGTTTAATGATGTGAAAGAAACAGTTATAGTAAGTGAACAAAGCAGGATTTGAAAACAAAGGAGATAAACTCCATGCTGCTTTTCAAGGACTCTTTCCTAGTAAGTTCACATTTTCTAATGGTCATGTCTGTCCAAAGAGAATGGGCTGCTCCGGAGGTTGTGAGCTCCCAGTCATGCAAGGAGTCTTGGCCAGGAATGTGGAGGGGGATCAAAGCATCAAATGTGGGTTGGGTGACATGATCTTTGAGTTCCTCAAGCTGAGCCACCATTCACATAGTGCAGTGCCTGACCCTGAGACCCGGGCTGGACAAAGCATGGTCATGTTTAGCAAATATTTTGTACTGGAATGATTTGCCTGCATTTTATGCAAACATTGAGGGAGCAGTAACAGAATGGTATCATTATTAAGAAATCAATGTATGTTTAATGAAGGCCAGGATACACAATCCGAACAGAAGCACATTTACATATAGTCTGTTATATGCATGACGACTCTGAGAATTAAAGCCAAACCCTCGTTTTCCAACTCTGAGCCCTGTGGTATCAAAGTCTGAGAATCTGGGCAGAGAAAACATTCCAAAGCATTGAAGGTGAttgtgttcattttctttttaaaattgcccAAAGCTCTCTAGCCCAGCCAATACCTTAGATCTTTTCCCTCCCTCTGGTTCTCAGAGTGCCAGTTAACACTGGGCAACATCTGTGGGCCCCATAGCATCATGGGGGAAAGTGGGGCCTGaattctcctggcctctccacaAATGGGCCACAGATTTGAATCTCAAGCTTAGCCATTCATAGGAATCAGCCAGGATGAGGGAGGACAAATCCCTGCCTCCAGTTCCAGAGCAGAGGGAGAGGAGGGCTTCTAGAAGGAAGCACCATGAACAATGGGGAATTCAATCCAATACTGTGTAAGAGGGAATTTAGCAAGATGTAGACCAGGGATTACAAGACACAGGCGCTGACTTGATGCTAATTCCTGGGAACCCAAAACACAACTGTGGGCTGCAGTCAAAGTGGGGTCTTCCAGCAGTCAGGGCCCAAGCTCAAATCACAGTGAACCTGCCTCGTTGCTTTCCTAATTCTGAGTGGAATAGACACATTTGGCAACTGGAAGAATTCCAATATCAGTTCTATTATGATCGGCAGGTCCAAGTGGAAGCCCCTAGAactttcctttgctcctgggagaaTAAATCAGCTGCAGCCAGTTTCCTTACAAATAATTGAAAAAGTCACCTTGCCAATGGAAGGATTAATTTTCTTAGAAGTCACCACAGCTGAATCTCATATGAAGCAAATATATGTCTCCTTTTAACATGTCTTTGGTCCTCCTCCTTTCAAAAAATAATGTCATTATTGTGCTAAGGAGCCTTTGACCCCTTTTGGGGCCAGGGTCTGCATAAAAATATAATAGTTTTTTTCTTATGAATGTCTCCCCTGTTGGAGAGGAAGGTGTCCTCATTTCATGTCACCACATCTCATCCCTAACTTTcacattcatctatccatcctttCTGCAGCAAGCATTCAGAAGGCCAGGTGTGTGCTCAAGAAGGCAGCCTGCGGAAGCGGATGAGTAAGCACATGGCCGTCTTTCAGTGCAATAAAGGCGATATAACGAAGTGCTGGGGAGAAAAGAGCATCTAGAAAATCTTTCTGGAAAATCCCTTCCTGAACGGAGTCTTGAAGGTCCATAGGCACTGGCCTGCAAGACGGGTGGAGGAGGGAACAGCGCGTCTGGAGACAGGAAGAGAGGAGCAAGCTCAGCACAGCCGCAATGCTGCCTGGGGCCGGGGAGGCGTGGGGCACCAGAGCCCCGGCCTCACCCAGCAAGCACCTGACTTGGAAATGGTGGAACTCAGGCTTGGCCACAGTAGCTCACGTCTGTATTGCTTTCTGACAGACTGACACTTTacaggggaagggaaagggtgCAGCAGATCCCCACCGGGGATCCTTCTGGAGGTTAAGTCTTTGAGGAactgtggagacacggaagtttccctggcttgataggttatacaGCCCGGCGGCTTCCTAGCCTCggaagcctgaaggcgggcaccaggctgggggaaggccaaaagctttgcatgcctgaaggcaggcagcaatttagataagggaatagtcgctgggctccttccctgctcctgtctcctgctcctgctatCTCCCGTCTAGCCCCAAGGACATTATCCCTTGAGATTAAACacatgcaatcacaccttatggctttagaaaaaatgtaccctccctaaaatacctgaaaacagtcacgtaggaatgtaccttgtatgctataaaaacctgtagaaatgagtagaataaaactttcttttgcaggagCACAGAGACAGGGTCGGCTCCTTTCTTTCTCAAGGAACATTCTTCCTGGCTCTCCTCTCTTCCTTTAACATCTTTTCCCAGGGGCTTTCACCAAAATGCATTGTGCAGTGGCTGCCTGTGAGATTGCCACCTTTTGGACAATGCAGGAATTTTAGATCTAGAAATGATGTGCTATTCCTGCattagttcaataaatatttcctaataATTAGAATGAGTTAAAGCACTGGGATAAGGAGCTCTTGGTcaagaggagaaaatggaaatgtaTCCAGTCATCACCCAATGCTCAAAGACAGGAGCCTATCTGAGGCAATGGGGTCAGAGagggaggtcagggaagtcttcacAGAAATGACATATGAGCTGGGTcaaggagggagaaggggtgtTTGGAGACCACCTCTGATATTCTTACTTTATGGAGGAGGTGACTGCAGCAGAGGATAGAAAAGAACaggcccaaggccacacagcactTGAGGGACAGAGCGGAGAAAGGACCCGGTTTCTAGGTGTCTCAGCCCAGGGCTCCTTTTTCTGTGCATGTTTAAAGGGATCCCTCTGCAGTGTTCTAGAAATGACTTTTGCATCCTCTGACCCTCTGTAGCCCCATCACAGTGCTTGTCCCACCTGGATTCTGGTGTAGTAGTAACCTCTTCCCTCATTCTCTGCACTGTGAATTCAAAACCTAAAACCCTCCCCAGGGAGGACACCTGTGCTTAGCCTAGGCAATTGGCCCACCTGGGAAGAAGGAACAAAGAGCGTCCCAAGAGCATCTATAATCAGGGATACATTTTGGCATTTAGGAATGAATCAGTGAGGGAAGGGGAGCTGGATGGAAACTGACAGTTATCCCAGCTCTGAGGACTTACCCCTAGTTGaatctggtctggaaaaataaGTTGAAGGCAGATCACAAAGGTCACTGAACCTCTAGCTAAGGAGTTTGGCTTTATTCTCCCAGGAAGAGAAGTCAAGGCTTTGGTGATAAGGCACAGGGTTGACATATAggttagtttcatttttttctaaagagagaaaaatagctTGTAGTCAAGAGTCCTGTCTGCTCTAGGAAGCCAT
Proteins encoded:
- the IGFBPL1 gene encoding insulin-like growth factor-binding protein-like 1, whose protein sequence is MPRIPVLFPLLLLLLPPLVPGLGLRDVGGRRPDCSPCLPERCPAPAHCPVPGIAVRDECGCCARCLGAEGASCGGPAGARCGPGLVCASRAAGVAPEGTGLCVCAQRGAVCGSDGRSYPSVCALRLRARHAPRAHPGHLHKVRDGPCEFAPVVVVPPGSVQNVTGAQVYLSCGVRAVPAPVISWRKIMQSPAGTQVLEELPGDHVNVAVWMQGGPSDHKVMAWILINPLRKEDEGVYQCHSANTVGEAQSHGTVRVIELSKHKAPYFPAPDDHM